In Mercenaria mercenaria strain notata chromosome 13, MADL_Memer_1, whole genome shotgun sequence, a single window of DNA contains:
- the LOC123528565 gene encoding uncharacterized protein LOC123528565 yields the protein MSCLTGDDLARPAKDLPLKVIRDLGHMLHRAQYNSGNWETIAEDLGYEYEEIKHFNTMANVRQEVAPGELMLRDWVQRFNGRTLFVLHSALMKAERLDCVDYLESEIYKRVVCMELMVCVRHEDCKPIDHLCVTTRAESNLLDSLQNILDQPLPEKYKLLDQGVSWTGTKAREFKGRQLMLMRKSDVVHMEQDPTIDSSGLDMSGMDESVSKSFSQSSVSSSSLRTSQNSVTTPRLGSSHTIMPGSRFQQNFRRVERNEQNIHFQGCISNNQTLSVVENVPVLHGKSSGKTSTSSPSMPNRNGTPMSHNQAGVALKAGRLVLSSNDYVSSRTGHNNLGIISEKRELSPSQQDMNISDSDGKVNNVTPCKEYSAAFRGKQNTSNGNIEIEADMVTNRMDITETCNENSVEDNRACTLMECPTSQAVGTDVDDWNCEYREFGEYKDPSKYRDFGKLHNVRNIDVSGEIGEYSDPCEYRYSGQHRNFCEYRDPERYIDPSVHDISSDTGIYLDSTVDKCKKGREHERDSSDPCEYRDPSEYRDPIEYRDPSEYRDFSEYRDSSDNDFRFTSGGFDTEDILRARAEIQQTCLPETDADQVITKENPGEKEDVNCTADYQFAAEDFHDNDDSITILKQTICSRDLDKTQSTRNGDIESEPECSIQHSCRNVNTLSDFDSDTYNTHPEFQRIIDDGNSGHADMHIGGMGEGDIADSDHGISKDSKETRVYLDFNQYDQGNISNTMDEFRASVENTNTDLAFEKAQGAMDLTSARIPHQPPRRFFSEVASQSSGMTRDRKMYETLQRGVSCPSDIVYEKSLVFSEEHNMVTIADVFSPVSEESKIKDFEMVNSGEVKPSVSLDSTASSTSKRHSLPMCRPGQNTKRTRFQRHTFQHGDKAVRFDESFEEQHSRTMQDSPQLPPRGRLPPLSSSSSKNLSRCRRSDSDVSMQSAQGTQVTGHICKIVVGGKSSRPALDGLLADDILFTHYNAVLCSFPGWSPRETEHTIEKTMRDAVSSDGYYILWYIRGRKNLVLSVSFRGTLVHYRVHTKVLTGKLHYYITQGRYFDDIIQLLHHYLQYGMRAPAGSEGGHSGSPEHRIPLRCPVLVQYERRPAVSV from the exons ATGAGTTGTCTCACTGGTGATGACCTGGCCAGGCCAGCCAAGGACCTGCCATTAAAG GTTATCAGAGACTTGGGTCACATGTTACACAGGGCCCAATACAACAGTGGTAACTGGGAAACTATTGCAGAAGACCTGGGATATGAATATGAGGAGATTAAACATTTCAACACAATGGCAAATGTGAGGCAGGAAGTTGCACCTGGTGAACTCATGCTCAGAGACTGGGTGCAGCGTTTTAACGGTCGCACACTGTTTGTGTTGCATAGCGCCTTGATGAAGGCAGAGAGATTGGACTGTGTAGACTACCTTGAATCAGAAATTTATA AGCGTGTAGTGTGCATGGAGCTGATGGTTTGTGTAAGGCATGAAGATTGTAAGCCTATAGACCACCTGTGTGTAACAACTCGTGCAGAATCCAACCTGCTTGACAGTTTACAGAACATTCTTGACCAGCCATTGCCAGAAAAATATAAGCTGTTAGATCAGGGTGTATCTTGGACAGGAACAAAAGCCAGGGAATTTAAG GGTCGTCAGCTAATGTTGATGAGGAAAAGTGATGTAGTTCATATGGAACAAGATCCAACTATAGATTCTAGTGGACTAGATATGTCAGGGATGGATGAGTCAGTTTCCAAAAGCTTTAGTCAAAGTTCTGTTTCGTCCTCAAGTTTGAGAACCAGTCAGAACTCTGTCACAACTCCAAGACTGGGATCCAGTCATACCATTATGCCTGGTTCCCGTTTCCAGCAAAATTTTAGAAGAGTCGAGAGAAATGAACAAAACATCCattttcaaggctgtatttcAAATAACCAGACACTCAGTGTTGTGGAAAATGTTCCGGTATTGCATGGAAAGTCCAGTGGAAAAACTTCAACAAGTTCACCATCAATGCCTAACAGAAATGGGACACCCATGTCACATAACCAGGCTGGTGTCGCACTGAAGGCCGGCAGACTTGTTCTTTCATCTAATGATTATGTTTCCAGTAGAACAGGACATAACAACCTTGGCATCATATCTGAGAAAAGGGAATTGAGTCCCAGTCAGCAGGATATGAATATTTCAGACAGTGATGGAAAAGTTAACAATGTGACTCCTTGTAAGGAATACAGTGCTGCGTTTAGAGGCAAACAAAATACCAGCAATGGAAACATTGAAATAGAAGCAGATATGGTTACAAACAGAATGGACATAACTGAAACTTGTAATGAAAACTCTGTTGAGGACAACAGAGCTTGCACATTGATGGAATGTCCCACTAGCCAAGCAGTTGGTACAGATGTTGATGATTGGAACTGTGAGTATAGGGAATTTGGCGAGTATAAAGACCCCAGCAAATACAGAGATTTTGGCAAACTCCATAATGTAAGAAATATTGATGTATCTGGGGAAATTGGGGAATACAGTGATCCATGTGAATATAGATATTCAGGACAACACAGAAATTTTTGTGAATACAGAGATCCTGAGCGATATATAGATCCTAGTGTACATGACATTTCCAGTGACACTGGAATATATCTAGACAGCACTGTTGACAAATGTAAGAAAGGGAGAGAACATGAAAGAGATTCAAGTGATCCTTGTGAATATAGGGATCCTAGTGAATATAGGGATCCCATTGAGTATAGGGATCCCAGTGAATATAGGGATTTTAGTGAATATAGGGATTCTTCAGATAATGATTTTAGATTTACCAGTGGTGGATTTGATACTGAAGACATACTTCGTGCAAGAGCTGAAATACAACAGACTTGTTTGCCTGAAACTGATGCTGATCAAGTAATCACAAAAGAAAATCCAGGTGAAAAGGAAGATGTTAACTGTACTGCTGACTATCAGTTTGCAGCTGAGGACTTTCATGACAATGATGACTCaataacaattttgaaacaaacaatttgcTCAAGAGATTTAGATAAAACTCAATCTACCCGGAATGGTGATATTGAATCTGAACCAGAATGCAGTATTCAGCATTCCTGTAGGAATGTTAATACTCTGTCAGATTTTGATTCCGACACTTACAATACTCATCCAGAATTTCAAAGAATAATTGATGATGGTAATAGTGGTCATGCAGATATGCATATTGGTGGCATGGGTGAAGGAGATATTGCTGATTCTGATCATGGAATAAGTAAAGACTCTAAAGAAACAAGAGTATATTTAGATTTCAATCAATATGACCAGGGCAATATCAGTAATACTATGGATGAGTTTAGAGCAAGTGTTGAGAATACAAATACAGACCTAGCCTTTGAAAAAGCACAAGGTGCTATGGATTTGACATCAGCAAGAATTCCGCACCAACCTCCAAGAAGATTTTTTAGTGAAGTAGCCAGTCAGTCATCTGGCATGACTAGAGACAGGAAAATGTACGAGACTCTGCAAAGAGGGGTCTCTTGTCCTTCAGACATTGTGTACGAGAAATCTCTGGTATTTTCAGAGGAGCACAATATGGTGACTATTGCCGATGTCTTCAGCCCAGTATCAGAGGAATCCAAAATCAAAGACTTTGAGATGGTGAACTCAGGAGAAGTAAAACCTTCAGTTAGCTTAGATAGTACAGCATCATCCACATCCAAACGTCATTCTCTTCCCATGTGTAGACCTGGTCAAAATACAAAGAGAACCAGATTTCAACGTCACACTTTTCAGCATGGTGACAAAGCTGTCAGATTTGATGAAAGTTTCGAGGAGCAGCATTCAAGGACAATGCAAGATTCTCCCCAATTGCCTCCTAGAGGTAGATTACCACCATTGTCTTCGAGCAGTTCAAAAAATTTGTCAAGATGCAGAAGATCAGATTCAGACGTCTCCATGCAGTCAGCGCAAGGGACACAGGTCACTGGACATATCTGTAAGATTGTGGTTGGAGGAAAGTCAAGCAGGCCAGCACTAGATGGTCTACTAGCTGACGATATACTCTTCACTCACTACAATGCTGTATTGTGCAGTTTTCCAGGCTGGTCACCACGAGAGACGGAACACACT aTTGAGAAGACAATGAGAGATGCTGTATCAAGCGATGGTTACTATATCCTTTGGTATATCCGAGGCAGGAAAAACCTCGTCCTTAGTGTCAG tttcaggGGAACACTTGTCCACTACAGGGTACATACAAAAGTTCTTACTGGTAAACTACATTATTACATCACTCAAGGAAGATATTTTGATGACATTATACAGTTATTACATCACTATCTGCAGTACGGCATGAGGGCACCTGCAGGAAGTGAAGGAGGTCATTCAGGGTCACCAGAGCACAGAATCCCACTCAGATGCCCTGTGCTGGTGCAGTATGAACGTAGACCTGCTGTCAGTGTTTAG